The following are from one region of the Plodia interpunctella isolate USDA-ARS_2022_Savannah chromosome 25, ilPloInte3.2, whole genome shotgun sequence genome:
- the sano gene encoding uncharacterized protein sano — protein sequence MAATDGQVVVAASRWADEGSYLREFVVKNRLPNVAKIIKGQYGGLGVPTLPSPGLQSTALLVSVGKRKKIIAQAIKLKEGRRMVSVGPRIAIPDSYKGYFELLSEEGRAVRCIESVAELARRKLDDGCLVREPVRVIYAKIDLDGNITADGARNLPAGEVIMPKGEAFLGKNKYLKCTDSKGDMVLLSLDQRGKFSAIAKEENISGVHTAKTLLTKRLPITVRLVHGTPPRGLKSASHFVPEIRLLSMFEEEHVFALPLQKEGNAVVALPLAAPLKMQKCKNEEQVKNFMEFARLVEKCNRLLVDVVDRIYVLDGKLGDPKRLLNAPLHAPPLVKTGYFLRRSASSDTANQHKHLSRHSHIYSSHRDENSIPDEYDEIDQIYDYVRGFAPLPKNIKASYSNEVTAKHESAPSSPAPTPIHMPLITEIKPEPPPIETIPTKKPLNIQKAEKRTRKTAITPKETPVTVYKEKCSIAPAPNNLPKLFIKNNVNNGKNRMVFRQKSTSPTKESPSPITSPVRPITKGDSPIFNIRYKSLSNIHQAMELDGTLDSSHSGGRTSGDSGNGPKLPEKRSRKISRPKSLTNLVWELKGCPVETNEKPKARIKNESYKKIGNKLSLGAQKKVPTLYL from the coding sequence ATGGCAGCCACTGATGGCCAGGTCGTTGTGGCAGCGTCGCGGTGGGCGGACGAGGGCAGCTATCTCAGGGAGTTTGTTGTCAAAAACCGACTGCCCAATGTCGCCAAGATCATCAAAGGGCAATATGGAGGACTTGGCGTGCCGACACTGCCCAGTCCCGGACTCCAGAGCACCGCCCTTCTCGTCTCCGTCGGAAAGAGAAAAAAGATAATAGCACaagctataaaattaaaagaaggACGCCGAATGGTTAGCGTAGGACCAAGAATTGCTATCCCTGATTCCTATAAAGGGTACTTTGAACTCCTCAGCGAAGAAGGTCGAGCTGTACGATGTATTGAATCAGTAGCCGAATTAGCAAGACGCAAACTCGATGATGGATGCTTAGTTCGAGAGCCCGTTAGAGTTATATATGCTAAAATTGATTTAGATGGTAATATAACTGCCGATGGAGCGAGGAATCTACCTGCGGGTGAAGTCATCATGCCTAAAGGAGAAGCTTTCTTAGGCAAAAATAAGTATCTAAAATGTACTGACTCTAAAGGTGACATGGTGCTGCTAAGTCTAGATCAGAGAGGGAAATTCTCTGCTATTGCCAAAGAAGAGAATATCAGTGGAGTGCACACAGCTAAAACTTTGCTAACAAAAAGATTGCCAATAACAGTGAGATTAGTACATGGGACCCCACCAAGAGGATTGAAAAGTGCCAGTCATTTTGTTCCAGAAATAAGGTTACTATCAATGTTTGAAGAAGAACATGTTTTTGCTTTACCCCTTCAGAAAGAAGGTAACGCAGTTGTGGCCCTACCTTTAGCAGCCCCGTTGAAAATGCAAAAGTGCAAAAACGAGGAACAAGTAAAAAATTTCATGGAATTTGCCAGACTAGTTGAAAAATGTAACCGTCTATTGGTGGACGTAGTCGATAGGATATATGTTTTAGATGGGAAATTAGGGGATCCTAAGAGGCTTCTTAACGCACCGTTACACGCTCCACCGTTAGTCAAAACCGGTTATTTCCTAAGAAGAAGCGCTTCCTCTGACACTGCCAACCAACACAAACATTTATCTCGTCACAGTCATATATACAGTAGTCACAGAGACGAGAACAGTATTCCTGATGAATATGATGAAATAGATCAAATCTATGACTACGTGCGGGGCTTTGCGCCTCTTCCCAAGAACATAAAAGCATCTTATTCAAATGAAGTAACAGCGAAACATGAGTCAGCGCCGTCGTCTCCTGCACCCACGCCAATCCACATGCCTTTAATTACAGAAATTAAGCCAGAACCACCGCCTATAGAAACTATACCAACAAAAAAACCATTAAATATCCAAAAAGCTGAGAAGCGTACGCGTAAAACTGCCATAACTCCTAAAGAAACTCCTGTAACTGTTTATAAAGAAAAGTGTTCTATAGCGCCAGCTCCAAACAATTTACCTAAGTTATTTATCAAGAATAATGTTAACAATGGCAAAAACAGAATGGTGTTCCGTCAAAAGAGTACTTCTCCGACAAAGGAGTCCCCTAGTCCTATTACTAGTCCAGTTCGTCCTATAACTAAAGGTGATTCTCCTATATTCAACATAAGGTATAAGAGTCTCTCAAATATTCATCAAGCTATGGAACTAGATGGAACGTTAGATTCGAGTCATTCTGGCGGACGAACTTCTGGTGACTCGGGCAACGGACCAAAACTGCCAGAAAAGAGATCGAGGAAAATCAGCAGGCCCAAGTCTTTGACGAATCTAGTTTGGGAGCTAAAGGGTTGCCCTGTGGAGACGAATGAGAAACCAAAAGCTAGGATAAAGAATGAGAGTTATAAGAAGattgggaataaattgtcCCTCGGTGCGCAGAAGAAGGTTCCGACGCTTTATCTATAA